The nucleotide sequence GCCCCGGCACCCTCGGCTCCGCCGTGCGCTCGGGGAGCGTCCCGCGCCTCCAGGCACTCAGGGACCTCGGCACGCTCCTCGGCCGCATCCACGAGGCACCGGTTTCCGCCACCGCTCCTCGGCGTCCCGTGATCGAAGCAGTCGCCTCCCTCAGTCGACGCTGCCCGTCCGACGTACTCGACCGGCTCGCACCCGCCCTAACCATCGTCACCGACCCCCTCGACGAGGCGTCCGTCGTGTGGTGCCACGGCGACCCCCACCTCGACAACGTGGTCCTCTCCGGAACCCGGCAGACCCGTCACTTGGTCGACTTCACAGACGCCACGCCCGGACGCCGGGAAGCGGACCTGGCGCACGCCCTCGTCATGACGGACGCCCACTCGCAATGGGACCGACACGCCCTCCTCGGCGCCTATCCACACGCCCTGAACGACACCCATCTCGCGGCATGGTCGGCCTTCCTCACCGTCAGCTGCTGGACCCACGCCAGCCCCGGCAACAGCCGGACCGCTTGGTCCAACCGGTTGACCGAGCTGTCCCGTCGAACGCCACACCTCTTCCGGCCCCACCCGGGGCACTCCCACGCACCGCACGCGAGAAGGAGAGCCCGATGACCAGCCCAGCCCCCGGCCTGACGGTAGTCATCCCCGCCCACAACGAAGCCGCCTACCTGCCCCGCTACCTCCCCACCGTCCTCACTTCCCTCGCGCACTGGCAAGCCGCAAGCGGTGAGCAGGGCGAAGTCATCGTGGTCGACAACGCCTCCACCGATGCCACCGCCGAGATGGCCGCCACCTTCGGGGTCCGAGTGATCAGCGAGTCGGTCCGCAGCATCGGCCGGGTACGCAACGCAGGTGCGAACGCTGCGCGCAGCCCCCGGCTGTTCTTCACAGACGCCGATGTCGCCCTGCCCGCCGAAGCGATCAGCGCGGCAGCATCCGCGCTGGACACCGGAGCCGTCGGCGGAGCGATCCCGCCCCTCTACACGCCGGACCGGCTCGGAGCACGACTGTTGTGCGCGTACTGGGACCACTACCGCGCCCGCCACGGCGGCGCGCAGGGAGTCGCCCAGTTCGCCACCGCCGCCGCGTTCAAGGCGATCGGCGGATACCGCGAGGACCTGCTCATGAGCGAGGACGTCGACCTCTTTGCCCGCCTGACCGCCCACGGCCGCATCACCGCCGCACCGGTCAAGATTCTGGACGACCTGCGAGTACGCCCCTCCACCCGCCGCTACGACCAGTGGTCGAGCCTCCGGATGCTGTGGTGGCAGAACCCGATCACCGCTCGCCTTCGGCTCAGCTCCCCGCGCATGTGGCGCCACTGGTACGAGACCACCGTCCGATGAGTCAGGAGCCCCGGATGAACGGCACGACCGCCCTCACCGACACGTCCGCACCGTCGGTTCCCATGCCGATACCGGACGCGACGGGGATCTACACCTTCCCCGACGACCTCGACCACGCCCACCACCAGTGGACCCACCAGCTCCTCACCCGCCACCAGGCACACGACCACCAGGTCATCGAGCTGATGGCCCCGCACAGCGGCCGGCCCCACTTCATCGAGCTGCGCCGCCCGACCGGCCGCCCCGTTCTCGCGCTCGAACCGCACCACGACGACTTCGCGCTGTCGGCTTCCGGGACCTTCCTCGCCCACCCCCGCCCGCTCACCGTGGCTACGGTCTTCACCCGCTCCACCAGCGTCCACCCGTCGCTGGAAGACGCCTACAGCACGGAATCGGCGGTCTCGCGCCTGCGCGATCGAGAGGGTGCCGCCGCCCTGGCCCCGTTCGCCGCAACCCGCCTCGCCCTCGGCCACAAGGACGCGGAACCTCCGTACCGCCCCTACGACGAAG is from Streptomyces sp. NBC_00370 and encodes:
- a CDS encoding phosphotransferase family protein, which gives rise to MTTSPLAAPVPPMVSRACNLLLASPVKAAERLATGSRTAVYRVALAVGSNVIVKLYSHTARRNALTEAAAIRAVSAAVPVPRVLGYGTTSTAGATALVTSDLGPGTLGSAVRSGSVPRLQALRDLGTLLGRIHEAPVSATAPRRPVIEAVASLSRRCPSDVLDRLAPALTIVTDPLDEASVVWCHGDPHLDNVVLSGTRQTRHLVDFTDATPGRREADLAHALVMTDAHSQWDRHALLGAYPHALNDTHLAAWSAFLTVSCWTHASPGNSRTAWSNRLTELSRRTPHLFRPHPGHSHAPHARRRAR
- a CDS encoding glycosyltransferase, with translation MTSPAPGLTVVIPAHNEAAYLPRYLPTVLTSLAHWQAASGEQGEVIVVDNASTDATAEMAATFGVRVISESVRSIGRVRNAGANAARSPRLFFTDADVALPAEAISAAASALDTGAVGGAIPPLYTPDRLGARLLCAYWDHYRARHGGAQGVAQFATAAAFKAIGGYREDLLMSEDVDLFARLTAHGRITAAPVKILDDLRVRPSTRRYDQWSSLRMLWWQNPITARLRLSSPRMWRHWYETTVR
- a CDS encoding PIG-L deacetylase family protein, giving the protein MNGTTALTDTSAPSVPMPIPDATGIYTFPDDLDHAHHQWTHQLLTRHQAHDHQVIELMAPHSGRPHFIELRRPTGRPVLALEPHHDDFALSASGTFLAHPRPLTVATVFTRSTSVHPSLEDAYSTESAVSRLRDREGAAALAPFAATRLALGHKDAEPPYRPYDEGRLAQITEELRAIVAAHPDAELLAPAAATRHPDHLLVHDAAVRLGCRWFWEDLAFWSTYALAGCDQHLFRSRTRAALVPSLVDVTSVVLDKCTVLRMHGSQMYPARKMYRPIRHAWTAAADLPNSSGTYAERFYRTESS